The DNA sequence ACGGCGTGCTGGGCGGTCATCGGGCACAGCTTCCCCGGCCGGGTCAGGTCGGGCACAGCGGCGGCGTCGCCGCAGGCCAGCACCTCGGGGTGGCCCGGCACCCGCAGGTACTCGTCGACGACCAGGCGGCCGTCGACGGTGTCCAGGCCCAGCCCGGCCACGAGCGGGTCGGGGCGTACGCCGACGCACCAGATGAGCGAGCGGGTGGCGATGAACGCGCCGTCGGTGAGGCGTACCCCGTCGGCGGTGGCCTCGGCGACCGAGGTGCCGGTCAGCACCTCGACGCCGCGGTCGGCCAGCACCCGGGCGGCGGTGCGCGACAGGCGCGGGTCGAGGTCGGGCAGCACCCGGTCGGCGGTGTCGAGCAGCAGCCAGCGGGGGCGTTCGCCCAGCGCGGGCTGGGTGCGGGCGAGCGCGCCGGTGAGCAGCTGGCCGTACGCGGCCGCCTCGGTGCCGGTGTATCCGGCGCCCACCACCACGAACGTGGCGCGGGCCCGGCGCTCGTGCGCGTCGGCGGTCGCGGCGGCGAGCTCGATCTGGAGCGTGATGTGGTCGCGCAGGTAGAGGGCCTCGGCCAGGCCGCGCAGCCCGTGGGCGTGCTGGGCCACCCCCGGGATGGGCAGCAGCCGGTTGACGCTGCCCGGGGTGAGCACCAGCCGGTCGTATTCCAGGCGGCCGGCCCGCCCGTGCGGCTCGGTGTAGCTGACCGTGCCCGAGCCGAGGTCGACGTCGTCGACGGCGCCGGGCAGGACCCGTACCCCGCGCAGGGTGGCGGCCAGGGAGACGGTGATCCGGCGCGGTTCGAGCACCCCGGCCATGACCTGCGGCAGCAGCGGCAGGTAGAGCAGGTAGTCGTCCGGGCTCACGAGGATGATCTCGGCCCGGCCGCGGGCCAGCCGGTGCAACTTGCGGGCGGTGTGGAACCCGGCGAACCCGGCTCCGACGACGAGGACGCGCGGCCGGCCCATACCCACCTCCGGGTGTCACAGAATCACAACGCTCAGCAACGAGCACACCACGCTTGGTAAGGTCCTGACAGGCATTCACATTGAATCGTCCCGGTCGGAACGGGGCAGGCAGGGGGGACGCGGCCATGTTGGATGTGCGCAGCGAGCGACTCGCCCGGCGGTTCCGGTTGTGGGACACCGATGGCAACGGGCACGTCGACCGGTCCGACTTCGAGGCCGAGGGGCGCCGCATCATCGCCGCCTTCGGCGAGGACGAGCGCTCCCCGCGCGGCAGAGCCGTGCTCGACGCGTACCTGGCGATGTGGGACTACCTGGCCGGCAAGGCCGGGGTCGCCCCGGACGGCACGCTCAACGCCAAGCAGTTCGACCGGATCGCGCAGACCGAGATCATCCTGATGGGCAACACCGGCTTCAGCACCGTGCTGCGCCCGACCATCAGCGCCACCCTCGACCTGTGCGACGTCGACGGCGACGGGCAGGTCAACCCGACCGAGTTCAAGCGCTGGGTCGAGGCGATCGGGGTGACCAAGCCGCACGCCGAGGAGTCGTTCGACCAGATCGACGCCGACCACGACGGCCAGCTCAGCATCGACGAACTCGCCCAGGCCGTCCGCGACTACCACGCGGGCCTGCTCGACGTCCCCCTCCTGGGCCGCTGACCCGCACCCACCTCGCGTGGGTCACTCGCGGACGACCTCGCGCGGGGACTTGTCGGGGCGCAGGCCGCGCCAGGAGGGGTGGCGCAGGCGGTCGTCGCGGGTCCATTCGGTGAACATGACCTCGCCGACCAGGTTCGGGGTGGTCCAGTGGGCCTCGGCTGCCTCGCGGGCCGGGGGCGGGGGGTCGAACGGACTGGTCGCGCGGGACCGGCGGCGCAGCTGCCCGAGCAGCTCGGCCAGCGCGGCGCGGGTGAAGCCGGTGCCGACCTGGCCGACGTACCGCAGGCTGCGGCCTTCGGGTATGCCCAGCAGCAGCGAGCCGATGGTGTCAGCCCGGTTGCCCTTGCCGGGGCGCCAGCCGCCGACCACGACCTCCTGGGTACGCACGTTCTTGACCTTGATCCAGTCACGCGACCGCCGCCCCGGCAGGTACGCCGAGTCCAGCAGCTTGGCCACGACGCCCTCCAGCCGCTGCTCGCGTGCCGCGGCGAGCAGGTCCGGGCCGCCGCCCTCGGTGTGCGGCGGCGCGTCCCAGTGCGGCCCGCGCAGCCCGAGCGACTCCAGCAGCTCCCGGCGCCGCCGGTACGGCAGCCCCGTCGTGTCCTGCCCGTCGAGGAACAGCAGGTCGAACAGCACGTACGTGACCGGGGTGCGGGCGGCGGCCGCGCGCACCGCCGCCGCGTCGCGCAGGTGCATCCGCGGTTGCAGCGCCCCGAACGACACCCGCCCGGCGGCGTCGAACGCCACGATCTCCCCGTCGAACACGGCTGCGACCGGCCCCAGCGCCTCCCCCAGCGACCGCAGCTCCGGGTACGCCGCCGTCACGTCGAGGTCGTTGCGGCTGACCAGCCGGACCCGGCCACCCTCGGCGTAGGCGACGGCGCGCACCCCGTCCCACTTGAACTCGTAGCCGTAGTCGGCGTCGCGCGCGGGCGCGGGCAGCTCGCCGGGGGTGGCCAGCATCGGGCGCACCAGGGCGGGCAGGGCCTGCCGGTCGGGTGCCCCGGCGTCCATCAGGTGCATCAGCCACTGGTCGCCCCGGGTGCGGATCAGGGCGTACCGGCCGTGCGCCCGCTGCCCGTGCAGCACCACCTTGACCTCGTCGTCGGTCCAGGTCTCGCAGTCGTAGGTGCCCCGGTCCCAGATGGTGACGGTGCCGCCGCCGTACTCCCCGGCGGGGATCGTTCCGGCGAAGCGGGCGTATTCCAGCGGATGGTCCTCCGTGTGGACCGCGAGGCGGTTGCGGTGCGGGTCGGTGGGCAGGCCCTTGGGCACCGCCCAGGAGACGAGCACCCCGCCGTGTTCGAGCCGGAAGTCCCAGTGCAGGGCGCGGGCGTGGTGCTCCTGGATCACGAACGTGTCGTCGGCGCCGCGCGGCAGCGGCCCCTCCCCCGGCACGGGTTCGGGTGTGCGCGCCGCGCTGCGCTTGGCCCGGTAGGGCGCGAGCCGGTCGGCCATACCCCCGTTCTACCGCGCCGCCGCCGGCCGCGCGGGCGAACGTGACGATCCGGTGACGCGGCCCGGCAATGTGGGGCGAACGTCCACAACAGACCCGCGTGACATGCAGTGATTCATCCGAACGTATGATACTCGTGACCATCGATCGTCTCTAATGTGTCGTCCACACGGATGGACACGGCGCGAACGACCCCGACGCGCCGTCCACAGGAGAGGTGAATCCATGACTCTGAGGCGCACCCTCAGCACCGTCGGCATGGCCGCGCTGCTCGGCGCCACCCTGGTCGGCTCCCCCGTCGCGGCGAGCCTCGCCGTCGGCACCGGCGGCGCCATCGCCTGCGTCGACCCGGCCGCCCTCGGCGCCGCGAAGGCCAAGCCCGGTGCCACCGCCAAGCACGACCCGAACGAGCTCACCGCCACCGAGGTCGCCAACCGGGAGAAGGACCTGGCCGACCGCACGCGCCTCAACAACAAGCTCGGCGCCCCCGCGGCACTGGCCGCCACGGTCACCATCCAGGTCGTCGTGCACGTCATCTCCGAGGACGGCACCCGCGCCAACGGCAGCATCACCGACGCGATGATCAACAACCAGATCAGCGTCCTGAACACGTCGTACGCGGGCGGCTTCGGCGGTGCCAACACCGGGTTCCAGTTCAACCTGCAGGCCATCGACCGCCAGGTCAAGCCCGCGTGGTACCCGATCGTCGACGGCTCGACCGCCGAGAAGCAGATGAAGGCGGCCCTGCGCACCGGCACCAAGGCCACGCTGAACATCTACACCGGCCTGCTCAGCGACAGCCTGCTCGGCTGGGCCACGTTCCCGAAGACCACGCTGGACACCTACGACGGCGTGGTCATCCTGGCCGAGTCGCTGCCGGGCGGCACCGCGAGCCCGTACAACCTGGGCGACACCGCGACCCACGAGATCGGCCACTGGCTGAACCTGTACCACACCTTCCAGGGCGGCTGTAACGGCAACGGCGACCAGGTGTCGGACACCCCGGCGGAGAAGTCGGCCGCGTTCGGCTGCCCGACCAACCGTGACACCTGCACGAACAAGGCCGGGCTCGACCCGATCCACAACTACATGGACTACACCGACGACTCGTGCATGTACGAGTTCACCGCCGGTCAGGTCTCCCGCATGCAGTCGGCGTGGACGGCGTACCGCGCCTCCTGACCGGTCCCGCATCGCCCAGGGTCCGGCACGGCGACGTGCCGGACCCTCCCCCCGTCGAGGGCCCGGCACCGGTGCGCGGTGCCGGGCCCCGCCTTGTCATAGACGTTGGCCTATCACAGCGATTGTGCGTAGATCGCCTTCGCCGTAATAGGCCAACGTCTATGGAAAACAGGTGTGAGCGGGTCGGCCCAGGTTGCCGGTCGGCCCGGGTTGCGGGTCAGCTCTGGCGCAGGGCCGGGAGCGGGAGCGGGATGTTGAGGGCCGTCGCACCGGCACCCATGCCGTTCTCGCAGGTGTTCGGGGGCATGGTGCCCACGCCGCGCGTCGAGGGCTTCTCCGCCGCCCAGAACATGAACCCGAGCATGCCCGAGCTCGTGCCCGCGCCGTTGGGCGCGACCGACTGCACGTACGGCGCGGTCGCCTTCTGTAGCGAGCCGGCGTAGCCGGTGCACTCCGGCCGGACCTTGCTGCCCTCGGCGACGTAGAAGGCCCCGGTCATCTTCGCCGGGGCGAGCGGCGGCACCGGCGGGTTGTACTGCGGCTTGCCGTCGATGTGCTCCTGCCAGTTGGCCTGCGCGGTCGACGCGGACGGCTGCCGGGCCGGGACCATCGCGTTGGCCCAGTCCAGCACCGGGGTGTCGGTGCGCAGCCAGTCGGCGGTGGCCTTCTGGTTGAGGTCGATCAGCCAGCGGTCACCGGCCGCGACGTCGATGGTCAGCCGTGCGGTCGGATCGGTGCCCGCCGCGTTGTACGGGTGCACCGCCCGGTACGCGTTGATGAAGTTCTGGAGCTGGACGGTGTTCGGGCTGGAGTTCTGCTCGTAGTCGATCTCGATGCCGACCCCGAGCTGGGTGGCCACCGCCGCCGCGCGCTGCCCGAGCAGGGTGCCGTTCGCCGCCAGCGCCGTGTCCCAGTCGCCGGTGTAGGTGATGCCGCCGATCGAGAGCATCACCGCGATCCCGCGCGACTTGAAGTAGGTCACGATGTCCTGGGTCATCCCGCGCGGCACCCCGTTGAGGTTGCCCGCGTCGGTGGTCTGGTTGAGCAGGCGCAGCGGGTTGACGAAGCTCAGCACGACCAGGTTGACCGAGGGGCGGCCGTCGCCGCGGTCGACCAGCCAGTGGTTCTGGCTGTCGAACTCGGCCACGGTGCGCACCGCCGACCAGGTGCAGGCGTCGTTGCTGCAGTGCCACGCACCGTAGATCGAGATGGGCGCGGCGGCCAGGGCCTGCGCCTCGGCCGGGGCGGCCGGGACCGCGGCGGCCGGCCCGGCGGGCATTGCCGCCATGAGCAGGGCGAGCAGGAGGGCCAGTCGTCTCATGTTGCCTCCGTTGGCGTGAGGGACCGAAACAGGAAACAAGGTTCCCTGTTTTAGGCGCCGACGGAGCTCTATCTGTCACTCAGTCTTACTGACGGGCGGCCGCCCCCGTCCGGGCGTGCTCGGTGGCCGCGCCGGTGCGGACCATGCGGTGCCAGCGCAGCCGGTCGCCGATCAGCGCCATCACCGTCGACTGGATCACCACGAGGTACATGAGCTGCCGGTACACGATCTGCTGGAGCGGCAGGCTCCAGACCGGACCGAGCGGCTCGCCGTCCAGGCGCAGCGCGTACGCGGCGGTGCCCAGCTGGAGTGCGGTGAAGCCCAGCCAGACCGCGGCGACCTGCGCCGGGGGCAGGAAGAACGCGCCGTACAGGCCGTAGACGTCGACCATCGGGGCCGACAGCGGCAGGATCACCTGGAACAGCAGCAGGTACGCCAGCCCCCGGCGGCCCAGCACGCCGGAGGCGCCACCCTCGAACAGGGCGCGGCGGTGCTTCCACATCGCCTGCATGGTGCCGTAGCACCAGCGGTAGCGCTGCCGCCACAGCTGGCGCAGGCTCGACGGGGCCTCGGTCCAGGCGATCGCGTCGGGGGCGTACACCACGCGCCACCCGGCCCGGATGATCGCCATGGTGAAGTCGGTGTCCTCGGCCAGGGTCTGCGTGGAGACCCCGCCGACGTCGACCACCGCCTCGCGGCGGAACGCCCCGATCGCCCCGGGCACCGTCGGCATGCACCGCGCGACGTCGAACATGCGCCGGTCGAGGTTGAAGCCCATCACGTATTCGAGGTGCTGCCAGCGGCCCAGCAGGCCGCCGCGGTTGGCGACCTTGGTGTTGCCCGACACCGCGCCGACGTCCCGGTCGGCCAGCGGCTGCACCAGCTCGCCGATCGAGTCCGGCTCGAACACGGTGTCGCCGTCGACCATGACCAGGATGTCGCCCTGGGAGAACATCACCCCGGTGTTGAGCGCGGTCGGCTTGCCCGCGTTCTCCTGCTCGATGACCTGCACGTGCCGCAGCCGCATCCGGCGTACGAGGTCGGCGGTGCCGTCGGTCGAGCCGTCGTCGACCACGATCACCTCGACCTCGGGGTAGTCGCTGTCGATCAGTGAGCGGACGGTGGCCTGGATGTTGGCCGCCTCGTTGAAAGCGGGCACGATCACCGAGACGGGCCCGAGGTACCGCTTGCGCCGCCCGGCCGCGCGGCGGACCCGGCGGACGTGCACGCGCGTGCACCAGACCTGCACGACCAGGCGCAGCAGCCCCAGCACCAGCGCGGCCATCATGAACCAGGTCATCACGGCGGCCAGCCAGCCGGAACCCAGCTGCGCCCAGCGCAGCGCGTGCCCGCGCAGGCGCTGCGCGGTCGCGGCCGCCGGGGGCGCCGGGAGCTCCAGCGCCCGCGACACCGTGGTGAACCGGTAGCCCTGCTCCCGCAACCGCGGGATGAGCTGGTCGAGCGCCGCGACGGTCTGCGACCGGTCGCCGCCCGCGTCGTGCATCATCACCACGGCACCCGCCCCGCCCTGCGGGGTCGCGGCGGACACGATCGCCGCCACGCCGGGGCGGCTCCAGTCCCGGGTGTCGAGATCGGCCAGCACGGTGAGGTAGCCGGCCGCGCCCGCGTCGCGGATCACGCCGTACAGCCCGGCGGTCACCGCCGCCGGGGTCGAGGAGTACGGCGGGCGCAGCAGTGTGGGGCGGCAGCCCGTCGCGGCGGCGATCGCGTTGCCGGTCAGCGTCAGCTCGATGTCGCGCAGCCAGGGCCCGGTCGAGGCGAGGTCGGCGTGCGTGAAGGTGTGCGCGCCCAGCTCGCTGCCGCCGCCGGTGATGCGCCGGGCGATGTCCGGGTGCTTGTTGACCTGGGTGCCGACGGCGAAGAAGGTGCCCGGGACGTGGTGGCGTTCGAGCACGTCGAGCACCTGGGGCGTCCACACCGGGTCCGGGCCGTCGTCGAAGGTGAGGGCGATCGTGCGGGCGGGCATCGCGCGGGTGGTCACGGTGCCGTCCGGGTTGGGGCGCACCACCGGGCCGCCGGACAGGACCTCCTCGGGACCCGCGGTCGGGTCGGCCGGGGCCACCGGGCCGGAGCCCTCGGCCCCCACGTGCTCGACATAGCCGTTGAGGCACAGGCCGGTCAGCGCCACCGCGAGGACCAGCACGAGCAGGACCCAGTGGGCGCGGGCTTCGCGCCGCAGCACGTGACGGGACATCGCTACTTCTTCTTCGAGGGGGTCGGGTGGCCGGACGGCCGGTTGCCGTGCGTGACGGTCGACGCGCCCGGAGTGGGCTTGCCGGTGGTCCGCGTCGGGCTGGGCATGGCGGTGGGTGCGGGCGAGGGCACCGTACGGGGCGAGGGGTCCTGCGCCGGCGCGGAGGAGGGCGCCGGTGCCGGGCTGGCCGGGACCGCGGTCGGCGGGTGATCAGGGCCGAGCTGGGGCAGGCCGGGCAGGCCTCCGGCCGCGCCGAAGAAGCCCGCCGCGACTACGGCCAGCGCGGTGGTGAGGAGCACCCCGCCGGTCGCCGCCGCGATGGTGAACAACCGCCGCCGCCGACCCGTACGGTCGACGAACACCGGGCGGTTGCGTACCTTCCGCCTGCTCATACTGCTGATCGACCTCGCCGTCGCCTCGAGGCGGACGCCGCGCGTGGGACCCGCGCCGACCGCCGGGTGCTCACCCGCACCCCCGGGTATGAGCGCTCCGGCGCCACGGAGTGTCACTGGAGGTGAGACGGGTCCCGCCGCGGCGGCAGGGGCGCGCGTGCGGAGCCGGCGGCGGTGCACCATCATTGCTCCGAGTCCGGTGGTGGAGAGGAGCGGTCGGTGACCGAGGTGCATCCGCGTGCCACGACCGACCTCTCGGCAGCGGTGACGGCCGCGGCGCGGGGCGACGAGGCGGCGTTCGGCCGGCTCTACGTCGAGCTGCAGCCTGGCCTGCTGCGGTATCTGAGGCTCCTGGTCGGCGGCGACGCCGAGGACGTGGCCTCCGAGACGTGGCTGCACATCGTGCGCGACCTGCACACGTTCCGGGGTGACGAGGCGGGGTTCCGGCGCTGGGCGGCCACCATCGCCCGGCACCGGGCCATGGACCACCTGCGGCACCACCAGCGCCGCCCGTCCCAGCCGGTGCCGGTCGAGGACCTGGTCGAGCTGCCGGGCCTGGAGGACACGGCCTTCGCGGCCGAGCAGGCCATCACCACGGGCGGAGCGCTGGCGATGATCGCTTCGCTGCCGCCGGACCAGGCCGAGGCGGTCCTGCTGCGAGCGGTGATGGGGCTCGACGCCCGGTCCGCCGCGCAGGTGCTGGGCAAGCGGTCGGGCGCGGTGCGCATGGCCGCCCACCGGGGCCTGCGGCGCCTGGCCGAACTGCTGGGCGAGGCCGGTCCGGGGGCACGGCTGTGACAGCTGCGCCGGGCTGGACGCTCAAGGAGA is a window from the Catellatospora sp. TT07R-123 genome containing:
- a CDS encoding NAD(P)/FAD-dependent oxidoreductase yields the protein MGRPRVLVVGAGFAGFHTARKLHRLARGRAEIILVSPDDYLLYLPLLPQVMAGVLEPRRITVSLAATLRGVRVLPGAVDDVDLGSGTVSYTEPHGRAGRLEYDRLVLTPGSVNRLLPIPGVAQHAHGLRGLAEALYLRDHITLQIELAAATADAHERRARATFVVVGAGYTGTEAAAYGQLLTGALARTQPALGERPRWLLLDTADRVLPDLDPRLSRTAARVLADRGVEVLTGTSVAEATADGVRLTDGAFIATRSLIWCVGVRPDPLVAGLGLDTVDGRLVVDEYLRVPGHPEVLACGDAAAVPDLTRPGKLCPMTAQHAVRQGRLAAHNVAASYGSGRVRPYRHKDLGFLVDLGMTDAAADPFGIPLSGLPAAAVTRGYHLLSLPGNRTRVAADWLLGAFLRPQLTRLGLVDASTTELECTAAGSRPRTQTRVGAGADPGPW
- a CDS encoding EF-hand domain-containing protein — encoded protein: MLDVRSERLARRFRLWDTDGNGHVDRSDFEAEGRRIIAAFGEDERSPRGRAVLDAYLAMWDYLAGKAGVAPDGTLNAKQFDRIAQTEIILMGNTGFSTVLRPTISATLDLCDVDGDGQVNPTEFKRWVEAIGVTKPHAEESFDQIDADHDGQLSIDELAQAVRDYHAGLLDVPLLGR
- the ligD gene encoding non-homologous end-joining DNA ligase, translated to MADRLAPYRAKRSAARTPEPVPGEGPLPRGADDTFVIQEHHARALHWDFRLEHGGVLVSWAVPKGLPTDPHRNRLAVHTEDHPLEYARFAGTIPAGEYGGGTVTIWDRGTYDCETWTDDEVKVVLHGQRAHGRYALIRTRGDQWLMHLMDAGAPDRQALPALVRPMLATPGELPAPARDADYGYEFKWDGVRAVAYAEGGRVRLVSRNDLDVTAAYPELRSLGEALGPVAAVFDGEIVAFDAAGRVSFGALQPRMHLRDAAAVRAAAARTPVTYVLFDLLFLDGQDTTGLPYRRRRELLESLGLRGPHWDAPPHTEGGGPDLLAAAREQRLEGVVAKLLDSAYLPGRRSRDWIKVKNVRTQEVVVGGWRPGKGNRADTIGSLLLGIPEGRSLRYVGQVGTGFTRAALAELLGQLRRRSRATSPFDPPPPAREAAEAHWTTPNLVGEVMFTEWTRDDRLRHPSWRGLRPDKSPREVVRE
- a CDS encoding zinc metalloprotease, producing the protein MTLRRTLSTVGMAALLGATLVGSPVAASLAVGTGGAIACVDPAALGAAKAKPGATAKHDPNELTATEVANREKDLADRTRLNNKLGAPAALAATVTIQVVVHVISEDGTRANGSITDAMINNQISVLNTSYAGGFGGANTGFQFNLQAIDRQVKPAWYPIVDGSTAEKQMKAALRTGTKATLNIYTGLLSDSLLGWATFPKTTLDTYDGVVILAESLPGGTASPYNLGDTATHEIGHWLNLYHTFQGGCNGNGDQVSDTPAEKSAAFGCPTNRDTCTNKAGLDPIHNYMDYTDDSCMYEFTAGQVSRMQSAWTAYRAS
- a CDS encoding bifunctional polysaccharide deacetylase/glycosyltransferase family 2 protein, which codes for MSRHVLRREARAHWVLLVLVLAVALTGLCLNGYVEHVGAEGSGPVAPADPTAGPEEVLSGGPVVRPNPDGTVTTRAMPARTIALTFDDGPDPVWTPQVLDVLERHHVPGTFFAVGTQVNKHPDIARRITGGGSELGAHTFTHADLASTGPWLRDIELTLTGNAIAAATGCRPTLLRPPYSSTPAAVTAGLYGVIRDAGAAGYLTVLADLDTRDWSRPGVAAIVSAATPQGGAGAVVMMHDAGGDRSQTVAALDQLIPRLREQGYRFTTVSRALELPAPPAAATAQRLRGHALRWAQLGSGWLAAVMTWFMMAALVLGLLRLVVQVWCTRVHVRRVRRAAGRRKRYLGPVSVIVPAFNEAANIQATVRSLIDSDYPEVEVIVVDDGSTDGTADLVRRMRLRHVQVIEQENAGKPTALNTGVMFSQGDILVMVDGDTVFEPDSIGELVQPLADRDVGAVSGNTKVANRGGLLGRWQHLEYVMGFNLDRRMFDVARCMPTVPGAIGAFRREAVVDVGGVSTQTLAEDTDFTMAIIRAGWRVVYAPDAIAWTEAPSSLRQLWRQRYRWCYGTMQAMWKHRRALFEGGASGVLGRRGLAYLLLFQVILPLSAPMVDVYGLYGAFFLPPAQVAAVWLGFTALQLGTAAYALRLDGEPLGPVWSLPLQQIVYRQLMYLVVIQSTVMALIGDRLRWHRMVRTGAATEHARTGAAARQ
- a CDS encoding RNA polymerase sigma factor; amino-acid sequence: MTEVHPRATTDLSAAVTAAARGDEAAFGRLYVELQPGLLRYLRLLVGGDAEDVASETWLHIVRDLHTFRGDEAGFRRWAATIARHRAMDHLRHHQRRPSQPVPVEDLVELPGLEDTAFAAEQAITTGGALAMIASLPPDQAEAVLLRAVMGLDARSAAQVLGKRSGAVRMAAHRGLRRLAELLGEAGPGARL